One genomic segment of Alkalimarinus alittae includes these proteins:
- the ccmE gene encoding cytochrome c maturation protein CcmE produces the protein MNPKRKQRLILVLFLVFGCAAVVGLVLVALQENINLFYNPTQISEGEAPEGARIRAGGMVVDGSIKRDDASLLVNFELTDFNASIPVAYTGILPDLFREGQGVVAMGNVDANGVFQADEVLAKHDEKYMPPEVQDALDKSGKTADGQDVKSYTEKQTY, from the coding sequence ATGAACCCAAAACGTAAGCAACGATTAATATTGGTACTGTTTCTAGTCTTCGGATGTGCTGCAGTGGTCGGTTTAGTATTAGTTGCATTGCAAGAGAACATTAACCTTTTCTATAACCCAACCCAGATATCAGAAGGTGAAGCACCTGAAGGGGCTCGAATTAGAGCTGGCGGCATGGTAGTAGATGGGAGTATTAAAAGAGATGACGCTAGTTTATTAGTGAACTTTGAACTGACTGATTTCAATGCTAGCATCCCAGTTGCCTATACAGGAATATTGCCTGACTTGTTCAGAGAAGGACAGGGCGTTGTTGCAATGGGTAATGTAGATGCTAATGGCGTTTTTCAAGCCGATGAAGTGCTCGCTAAGCATGATGAAAAGTATATGCCCCCTGAAGTGCAAGATGCACTCGATAAATCAGGAAAAACTGCAGACGGTCAAGACGTTAAATCGTATACCGAAAAGCAGACATACTAA
- the ccmI gene encoding c-type cytochrome biogenesis protein CcmI, with protein MNDFWVVSVVLIIVALGFVLYPVVKVHRAKSTKNSETGQAALDRRSQNIVFFKDRLEEITAEKDAGSLTDSQFQQLKSELEAGLITDVDGLSHDESDQVQRSTVSTAAWGVTAVMLLCIPLASYALYAKWGALDGVEQFREYGNSVPSISEGMPKQNIDELLTALREKLEANPDNPEGWFMLARSSMNLEQYDQASYAFIRMAELLEKDQQDPSSIYGLAAQAEFFAQQAQMTDKVQELLDKAFSTNPDETNSLGLLGIAAFEGGRYEDAIKHWGRILEVDSENPSRDAIVAGINKARAALGLPEQVDKYSVSMNATAPETADNMAPVDTSANANIGVKVLVELDASFSRQVSANDTVFIIAKAVNGSPMPLAASRQTVADLPILVNLNDAMAMGPMAKISSAEEVTIIARISKSGQPGAMPGDLEGTQSPVPVGSSEVVKIVINEKVE; from the coding sequence ATGAATGATTTTTGGGTAGTATCCGTCGTTTTAATTATTGTGGCGTTAGGCTTTGTGCTTTATCCCGTCGTTAAAGTTCATCGTGCAAAAAGTACTAAAAACTCAGAAACAGGGCAGGCAGCACTTGATCGACGCTCGCAGAATATAGTCTTTTTTAAAGACCGATTAGAAGAAATAACCGCAGAGAAAGACGCTGGCAGCTTGACTGACTCACAGTTTCAGCAGCTAAAAAGTGAGTTAGAGGCAGGGCTTATCACTGATGTTGATGGATTAAGCCACGATGAAAGTGATCAGGTTCAGAGGTCGACTGTTAGCACCGCCGCTTGGGGAGTAACGGCTGTAATGTTGCTCTGTATTCCTTTAGCGAGTTATGCGCTTTATGCAAAGTGGGGCGCGTTAGATGGAGTTGAACAGTTCCGTGAATACGGTAACTCAGTACCATCAATTAGCGAAGGGATGCCAAAACAGAATATAGATGAGTTATTGACAGCCTTGAGAGAAAAGCTAGAAGCTAATCCTGATAATCCAGAAGGTTGGTTTATGTTAGCTCGCTCTAGCATGAATCTTGAGCAGTATGATCAAGCGTCTTACGCGTTTATCAGAATGGCAGAGCTTCTTGAAAAAGATCAGCAAGACCCATCGTCTATTTATGGCTTAGCTGCGCAGGCAGAGTTTTTTGCTCAGCAAGCTCAGATGACAGATAAAGTACAAGAGCTCCTTGATAAGGCATTTTCTACGAACCCGGACGAAACAAATAGCTTAGGTTTATTAGGCATTGCGGCTTTTGAAGGAGGGCGTTACGAAGATGCCATTAAGCATTGGGGAAGAATTCTTGAAGTCGATTCAGAGAACCCAAGTAGAGATGCTATTGTTGCCGGTATTAATAAGGCAAGAGCTGCATTAGGCTTACCAGAACAGGTCGATAAGTACTCTGTAAGCATGAACGCGACAGCACCAGAAACAGCGGACAATATGGCGCCAGTGGATACGTCTGCTAATGCGAATATTGGTGTGAAAGTGCTTGTTGAGCTAGATGCTTCGTTTTCTCGCCAGGTTTCGGCGAATGATACGGTTTTCATTATTGCTAAAGCTGTTAATGGCTCACCCATGCCCCTGGCTGCCAGCCGTCAGACTGTGGCTGACTTGCCAATTTTAGTTAATTTAAATGATGCTATGGCGATGGGGCCAATGGCCAAAATATCATCGGCTGAAGAGGTCACTATTATCGCTAGAATCTCAAAAAGTGGTCAGCCGGGCGCAATGCCAGGTGATTTAGAAGGGACTCAGTCGCCTGTGCCGGTAGGCAGCAGTGAGGTGGTAAAAATTGTTATAAATGAAAAAGTGGAATAA
- the ccmD gene encoding heme exporter protein CcmD, with protein MSFESFSDLLAMGGHGLYVWLSYGVAVLIFVANVIVPIQKKKDIIKKHLQRLKREKVAQ; from the coding sequence ATGAGTTTTGAGAGTTTCTCAGATCTTTTAGCCATGGGAGGACACGGGCTGTATGTCTGGTTGTCCTATGGCGTGGCAGTTTTGATTTTTGTCGCTAACGTGATAGTGCCGATACAAAAAAAGAAAGACATTATTAAGAAACACTTACAACGATTGAAGCGGGAGAAAGTCGCGCAATGA
- the ccmA gene encoding cytochrome c biogenesis heme-transporting ATPase CcmA has translation MSAVPPTVIDTSTSELLRAESLFCERDERVLFEDLNFSINAGEIIQVEGPNGSGKTTLLRIMSGLSGAYEGAIFWKGEPVNASRIDFLSNLLYLGHKPGVKAILTPVENLRALMGVRQHVSDDQIHYALEKVGLYGYEDVPCHNLSAGQHRRVALARLYLSTDALWILDEAFTAIDKKGVKELETLLQTRAQQGGAVLLTTHHELQLESGFKKLQLGKPAGACTLMAGTSVTGTSIVGGAEI, from the coding sequence ATGTCTGCTGTTCCGCCTACTGTTATCGACACATCTACTAGCGAATTATTGCGCGCCGAATCACTGTTTTGTGAACGTGATGAACGTGTATTGTTTGAAGACCTTAACTTTTCAATAAATGCCGGCGAGATAATCCAAGTAGAAGGCCCTAATGGTTCAGGGAAAACAACATTGCTGCGTATTATGAGTGGGCTGTCGGGCGCTTACGAAGGGGCTATTTTCTGGAAAGGTGAGCCGGTTAACGCCTCTCGAATAGACTTCCTTTCAAATCTTCTTTATTTAGGTCATAAACCTGGTGTTAAAGCGATCCTTACGCCAGTTGAAAACTTACGAGCCCTGATGGGGGTGCGTCAACATGTATCTGATGACCAAATACACTATGCATTAGAAAAAGTCGGGCTATATGGTTATGAGGATGTGCCCTGCCACAACTTATCGGCTGGACAGCACCGTAGAGTCGCACTCGCTCGACTTTATTTATCCACGGATGCGCTATGGATACTTGATGAAGCATTCACTGCGATCGATAAAAAAGGCGTCAAAGAACTCGAGACACTTTTACAAACGCGCGCACAACAAGGCGGTGCGGTTCTGTTAACGACTCACCATGAGCTACAACTTGAAAGCGGGTTTAAAAAATTACAGCTTGGCAAGCCTGCTGGTGCTTGTACTTTGATGGCCGGTACTTCGGTGACAGGTACCTCGATAGTTGGTGGAGCTGAAATATGA
- a CDS encoding YciK family oxidoreductase encodes MQDYQAPKDLLEGKVILVTGAGSGIGQAAAKAYAAHGATVILLGRTIKKLEDVYDEIEAAGHPQAAIYPMNLEGAVAKDYDDMAATIQKEFGRLDGILHNAALLGSITPIEQYDPNEWTKLMQVNLNAPFMMTQALISLLRESEDASIIFTSSSVGRKGRAYWGAYSVSKFGVEGLMQVLADELDDEHNNVRVNSINPGATRTNMRAHAFPAENPTHNPLPEDIMGIYLYLMGNESTGKTGQAFDAQKK; translated from the coding sequence ATGCAAGACTATCAAGCTCCAAAAGACCTTTTAGAAGGGAAAGTAATCCTTGTAACGGGCGCAGGTTCAGGCATCGGACAAGCGGCTGCCAAAGCATATGCCGCTCATGGCGCAACAGTTATTTTACTCGGACGAACAATAAAAAAACTTGAGGACGTATATGACGAAATTGAGGCGGCAGGACACCCTCAAGCTGCCATATACCCTATGAATCTAGAAGGCGCGGTCGCAAAAGATTATGACGATATGGCGGCCACTATTCAGAAAGAATTTGGTCGTCTTGATGGAATTCTCCATAATGCCGCATTATTAGGAAGCATTACGCCTATTGAGCAGTACGACCCTAATGAATGGACAAAGCTAATGCAGGTGAACCTTAACGCCCCGTTTATGATGACTCAGGCGTTAATATCACTATTAAGAGAGTCGGAAGACGCATCCATCATCTTCACTTCGTCCAGTGTTGGCAGAAAAGGCCGCGCCTATTGGGGTGCCTACTCGGTATCAAAGTTTGGTGTTGAGGGTCTAATGCAAGTCTTGGCAGATGAACTTGATGATGAACACAACAATGTTCGTGTTAACAGCATAAACCCTGGCGCAACACGTACCAACATGAGAGCTCATGCATTCCCTGCAGAAAATCCCACTCATAATCCTCTACCTGAAGACATTATGGGTATTTATTTATACTTAATGGGGAATGAAAGCACGGGAAAAACAGGTCAGGCGTTTGATGCACAGAAAAAATAG
- a CDS encoding cytochrome c-type biogenesis protein, whose product MKKLILSLSMLSFIVLSVVASANEGSDTLEFKTDAQRSQYQQLTEELRCPKCQNQNIADSNAPIAKDLRNEVHRLILEGDDADQIVDFMVERYGNFVVYKPKFDPSTYLLWLGPAIIALIGLIIVVLSARKKRKEESTDSAVLSQEEKNQLSHILSEDEK is encoded by the coding sequence GTGAAGAAACTAATATTATCGTTATCCATGCTTTCATTTATAGTGCTGTCAGTGGTTGCATCAGCAAATGAAGGCTCCGACACACTGGAATTTAAAACGGATGCTCAACGCTCTCAGTATCAACAGCTAACAGAGGAGCTGCGTTGTCCTAAATGTCAAAACCAAAACATAGCTGACTCTAATGCACCCATCGCGAAAGATCTAAGAAACGAGGTTCATCGTTTGATCTTAGAGGGTGATGACGCTGATCAGATTGTTGACTTTATGGTTGAACGCTACGGTAATTTTGTAGTGTATAAGCCTAAATTTGATCCATCAACATACCTTTTGTGGTTAGGGCCAGCCATTATCGCACTTATCGGCTTAATTATTGTGGTGCTTAGTGCTAGAAAGAAGCGCAAAGAAGAAAGTACTGATAGTGCAGTGCTGTCGCAGGAAGAAAAGAACCAGTTAAGTCATATTTTGTCAGAAGACGAGAAGTAA
- a CDS encoding DsbE family thiol:disulfide interchange protein, with translation MKRVLLFLPLIIAAAIGVILFWGLGNDPTKLDSARIDDPLPLFSLPSLQNPERLLSQEDVKGKVSLLNVWATWCPSCRVEHPYLLKIAKQYGVPVIGLNYKDERESAKNWLVQLGNPYLFNIFDEKGKLGLDLGVYGAPETYIVDKKGIVRYRHVGVVDEQVWKSILEPRIKQYSKQG, from the coding sequence ATGAAACGTGTATTGCTTTTTTTACCATTGATTATTGCTGCGGCTATCGGGGTCATATTATTTTGGGGGTTAGGTAATGACCCCACAAAATTAGACTCTGCCAGAATAGATGATCCATTGCCGTTGTTTAGTTTACCCAGTTTGCAGAACCCAGAAAGGCTTCTATCCCAAGAAGACGTTAAAGGTAAAGTATCACTGCTAAACGTTTGGGCCACTTGGTGCCCTTCATGCCGAGTAGAGCACCCCTACTTACTGAAAATTGCTAAGCAGTATGGTGTGCCGGTTATTGGGTTGAATTACAAAGATGAGCGTGAATCGGCAAAGAACTGGTTAGTTCAGCTAGGCAATCCTTACTTGTTCAATATTTTTGATGAGAAAGGAAAGTTAGGCCTAGATTTAGGCGTATATGGTGCTCCAGAAACCTACATCGTCGATAAAAAGGGCATTGTTCGTTACCGTCATGTCGGCGTTGTGGATGAACAGGTGTGGAAAAGTATTTTAGAGCCTCGAATAAAGCAATATTCAAAGCAAGGCTAG
- the ccmB gene encoding heme exporter protein CcmB yields the protein MSNGMPTIAAATTPPSVMNTFIAVLKRDLTLAYRRRQDLVNPLIFFTIVVSLFPLGVSPEKSFLQEAGAGVVWVAALLATLLSLDSLFRSDFEDGSLEQIILTPQPLFIMVLAKICAHWLVTGVPLIILSPMLGVMMHLDFETIKVLMLTLLLGTPVLSLIGAIGAALTVGLRVGGVLISLLILPLYIPVLIFGTGTVQAAANLLPIDGYIALMGAIFALSLTLSPIAAAAALKISLSN from the coding sequence ATGAGTAACGGAATGCCTACTATTGCGGCCGCTACAACGCCTCCATCGGTAATGAATACCTTTATTGCCGTATTAAAAAGAGACCTGACCCTCGCTTATAGACGTCGTCAAGATCTTGTTAATCCGCTGATCTTCTTTACGATTGTCGTGAGCTTATTTCCTCTAGGGGTTAGTCCTGAAAAATCCTTTTTGCAAGAAGCGGGTGCTGGTGTTGTATGGGTGGCGGCATTACTTGCGACGTTATTATCATTAGATAGTCTTTTTAGATCGGATTTCGAAGATGGTTCATTAGAACAGATTATTTTAACGCCTCAACCTTTGTTTATAATGGTTTTAGCTAAAATATGTGCCCATTGGTTGGTGACTGGAGTGCCACTTATTATTTTATCGCCAATGCTAGGTGTTATGATGCACCTCGATTTTGAGACGATTAAAGTGTTAATGCTTACATTATTGTTGGGTACCCCGGTACTAAGCCTAATTGGGGCAATTGGTGCGGCATTAACCGTAGGGCTTAGAGTAGGGGGCGTGTTAATTTCATTGTTGATTTTACCCCTGTATATCCCTGTGTTAATTTTCGGGACCGGAACGGTTCAAGCTGCGGCTAACCTGTTGCCTATTGATGGTTACATTGCGTTAATGGGCGCTATATTTGCGCTGTCATTGACATTGTCACCCATAGCGGCGGCGGCAGCATTAAAAATTAGTTTATCCAATTAA
- a CDS encoding heme lyase CcmF/NrfE family subunit → MYSELIPELGHFALILAFAIAIIQAIVPLVGTIIRSELWMSFARPMATGQFVFMMLSFVCLALAFVADDFSVQYVATHSNSHLPFYFKLSAVWGGHEGSLLLWALILAGWSFAVAIFSRDLPQDMLARVLSIMGMISVGFGLFILATSNPFTRYLPEFPQEGADLNPLLQDIGLIIHPPMLYMGYVGFSVAFAFALAALMSGRLDAAWARWSRPWTTVAWAFLTLGISLGSWWAYYELGWGGWWFWDPVENASFMPWLVGTALMHSLAVTEKRGVFKSWTVLLAIIAFSLSLLGTFLVRSGVLTSVHAFASDPDRGAFILGLLAITLIGALTLYALRAPAVSSRASHTLLSRETFLLLNNVFLMVATVTVFLGTLYPLFMDFIGGGKLSVGAPYFNKLFVPIVSVLVAVMGVGIVSRWKDTKVEFLVKQLWVAAVLSTGLALLFPFMFDGEFNASVFLGMWISFWLISVTFKDIWNKSSSKQGRLHGLSKLTRSYIGMVFGHLGVAFAIIGICLVSNYEQERDLRLAPGDSVVVAGYEFRFDELTHKTGPNYEADKAIISVWVDGKNITTLKPEKRIYNAQRNMMTEASIDPGLFRDLYVAMGEPLDGDAWAIRVHYKPFVRWMWLGALMMAIGGFIAVSDRRYRVRIKKTITQETQTVGAETQSSTDNDSQPKTV, encoded by the coding sequence ATGTACTCTGAGCTAATACCAGAGCTAGGTCATTTTGCGTTAATACTCGCATTTGCCATTGCTATTATCCAGGCAATAGTTCCGCTGGTAGGTACCATTATAAGAAGTGAACTATGGATGAGCTTTGCTCGGCCTATGGCGACAGGGCAGTTTGTATTCATGATGCTCAGCTTTGTATGTCTAGCGCTGGCCTTTGTTGCCGATGACTTTTCGGTGCAATATGTTGCGACGCACTCAAACTCTCACTTACCTTTTTACTTTAAGCTAAGCGCTGTATGGGGTGGGCATGAAGGTTCACTGCTGTTGTGGGCATTAATACTCGCAGGGTGGAGCTTTGCTGTTGCCATTTTCAGCAGAGATCTTCCGCAAGATATGCTAGCGCGGGTATTGTCTATCATGGGGATGATTAGCGTCGGGTTCGGACTCTTTATTTTGGCTACTTCTAACCCATTTACGCGATACCTGCCAGAGTTTCCTCAAGAAGGCGCAGATTTAAATCCATTACTTCAAGATATTGGTCTAATTATTCACCCGCCCATGCTTTATATGGGGTATGTTGGTTTTTCTGTAGCGTTTGCTTTTGCGTTAGCTGCACTAATGAGCGGTCGGTTAGATGCGGCTTGGGCACGCTGGTCTCGTCCTTGGACAACCGTTGCATGGGCGTTTCTTACATTAGGTATTTCATTAGGCAGCTGGTGGGCATATTACGAACTTGGCTGGGGCGGCTGGTGGTTCTGGGATCCAGTTGAAAATGCTTCATTTATGCCTTGGTTAGTAGGTACCGCTTTAATGCACTCGTTGGCCGTTACCGAAAAGCGTGGCGTGTTTAAAAGCTGGACGGTGTTGTTAGCGATTATTGCATTCTCATTAAGTTTACTGGGTACTTTCTTAGTTCGCTCAGGGGTATTGACGTCTGTTCATGCCTTTGCGTCTGACCCTGATCGTGGTGCGTTTATACTAGGCCTACTGGCCATTACGCTGATTGGTGCGTTAACACTCTACGCATTAAGAGCGCCTGCAGTGAGTAGTCGTGCAAGTCATACGTTACTTTCACGAGAAACGTTTTTGTTGCTTAATAACGTATTTTTAATGGTGGCGACTGTTACCGTATTTTTAGGTACGTTGTACCCTTTATTTATGGACTTTATCGGCGGCGGAAAGCTGTCGGTTGGTGCACCATATTTCAATAAGCTATTTGTTCCTATCGTATCGGTTCTCGTCGCTGTTATGGGGGTGGGTATTGTCAGTCGATGGAAGGATACAAAGGTAGAGTTTTTGGTTAAGCAATTGTGGGTGGCAGCGGTATTAAGTACCGGGCTCGCGCTATTGTTCCCGTTTATGTTTGATGGCGAGTTTAACGCCTCTGTATTTTTGGGAATGTGGATTTCATTCTGGTTAATATCCGTTACGTTTAAAGATATATGGAATAAGTCATCATCAAAGCAAGGTCGATTGCATGGCTTGTCGAAATTGACTCGATCATATATCGGTATGGTATTTGGGCACTTAGGTGTCGCGTTTGCGATTATTGGTATTTGCTTAGTTTCAAATTACGAGCAAGAAAGAGACCTTCGACTTGCGCCTGGCGACAGCGTAGTGGTTGCAGGTTATGAGTTTAGGTTTGATGAACTCACCCATAAAACGGGGCCTAACTATGAAGCAGATAAGGCGATTATTTCAGTTTGGGTTGACGGGAAAAATATAACCACACTCAAGCCTGAAAAACGTATTTACAATGCTCAGCGCAACATGATGACTGAAGCATCTATCGACCCAGGTTTGTTTAGGGATCTATACGTGGCTATGGGTGAACCTTTAGATGGTGATGCATGGGCTATTCGTGTCCACTATAAGCCATTTGTGAGATGGATGTGGTTAGGTGCACTGATGATGGCTATTGGTGGGTTTATTGCTGTATCAGATCGTCGCTACCGTGTGCGCATTAAGAAAACGATCACTCAAGAAACTCAAACGGTTGGCGCTGAAACACAATCAAGCACTGACAACGATAGTCAACCTAAAACGGTTTAA
- a CDS encoding heme ABC transporter permease, translating into MWTFFHKLGSPKWFYDISGKWLPWFAIVSTLLLVAGSVWALAFAPADYQQGNSFRIIYIHVPSAILAQSCFMMMAVAGAIGLIWKMKLADVFVKAAAPVGASFTFLALLTGAVWGKPTWGTWWVWDARLTSMLILLFLYFGIMALQSAIEDASTAAKASAVLALVGMVNIPIIKYSVEWWNTLHQPATFTLTEKPAMPAEMWVPLLVMLIGFYCFFTTVILLRTRNEILVRERRTNWVKKLVTKGGAL; encoded by the coding sequence ATGTGGACTTTTTTTCACAAGCTAGGCTCCCCTAAATGGTTTTACGATATATCGGGTAAATGGCTGCCATGGTTTGCTATTGTATCTACTTTATTGCTTGTTGCAGGGAGTGTGTGGGCGCTTGCGTTTGCCCCCGCTGATTACCAACAAGGGAATAGCTTTAGAATTATTTATATACATGTGCCTTCAGCCATCCTGGCTCAATCCTGTTTTATGATGATGGCGGTTGCAGGTGCTATTGGCTTGATATGGAAAATGAAGCTAGCTGATGTGTTTGTTAAAGCAGCGGCCCCTGTTGGAGCGTCTTTTACATTTTTGGCATTATTGACCGGCGCCGTATGGGGTAAACCCACATGGGGAACTTGGTGGGTGTGGGATGCACGCTTAACCTCAATGTTAATATTATTGTTTCTTTATTTTGGCATTATGGCGCTCCAGTCTGCTATTGAAGACGCGTCTACTGCGGCTAAAGCGAGTGCGGTCTTAGCATTAGTGGGAATGGTCAATATTCCAATTATCAAGTACTCCGTGGAATGGTGGAATACCCTTCATCAGCCAGCCACATTTACATTGACCGAAAAGCCGGCTATGCCTGCAGAGATGTGGGTGCCTTTACTGGTAATGCTAATCGGCTTTTACTGTTTTTTTACAACCGTTATTTTGCTGCGTACTAGAAATGAAATTCTTGTACGTGAGCGCCGAACAAATTGGGTTAAGAAGCTAGTCACTAAAGGAGGCGCTTTATGA
- a CDS encoding HAD-IA family hydrolase, with protein MLTFIPEAVLFDLDGTLLDTAPDFIRVVNLQRQRHNLPPLASHLIRETVSNGARALIKLAFDLDDNDDAFTVRHAELLAMYEASIAEETVFFPGIDLFLKELEAKSIPWGIVTNKPSRFTHPLLERLTLNNRCSVTVCPDDVSQTKPHPEPLFLACKKLNCSPERTLYVGDHVRDINAGRSAGMITIAARYGYIDTPERVDEWKADLIIDHGNELTEWLNAVS; from the coding sequence GTGCTAACATTTATACCTGAAGCGGTTTTATTTGACCTTGACGGCACCTTGCTAGATACGGCCCCTGATTTTATTAGAGTGGTGAATCTGCAGAGACAACGGCATAACTTGCCTCCACTTGCCTCACACTTAATCAGAGAAACCGTATCTAACGGTGCGCGTGCATTGATAAAGCTTGCCTTCGACCTAGACGATAATGATGATGCGTTTACTGTACGGCACGCAGAATTATTAGCGATGTATGAAGCATCCATTGCCGAAGAAACTGTCTTTTTCCCTGGAATAGATCTATTTTTAAAAGAGTTGGAGGCAAAATCGATACCTTGGGGTATTGTGACCAATAAACCTTCACGCTTTACACATCCATTGTTAGAAAGGTTAACGCTCAATAATCGCTGCAGCGTAACCGTTTGCCCGGATGATGTAAGCCAAACTAAACCTCACCCTGAACCCTTATTTCTAGCGTGTAAAAAACTAAATTGTTCACCTGAGAGAACACTCTATGTTGGTGATCATGTGCGAGACATAAACGCTGGGCGAAGTGCTGGAATGATCACTATCGCTGCTCGGTATGGCTATATAGACACCCCAGAACGGGTCGATGAATGGAAAGCCGACCTGATCATCGATCACGGAAACGAACTCACTGAATGGCTAAACGCAGTCAGTTAA
- the ubiG gene encoding bifunctional 2-polyprenyl-6-hydroxyphenol methylase/3-demethylubiquinol 3-O-methyltransferase UbiG, which yields MNNPAFKNVDSQEIAKFEALASRWWDRESEFKPLHDINPLRVNYIDERANLPGKKVLDVGCGGGILSEGLSQRGAHVDGIDMGEAPLAVARLHGLESGVSVNYRQITVEELASQEAGTYDVVSCLEMLEHVPDPGSVIKACFTLLKPGGKLFLSTLNRNPKSFLFAIVGAEHILKMLPKGTHEFKKFIRPSELASYVRTAGFELNDITGMTYNPLTKRYKLGQDVDVNYLMYAVKPS from the coding sequence ATGAATAACCCCGCATTCAAAAATGTAGATAGTCAGGAAATTGCAAAATTCGAGGCATTAGCCAGTCGTTGGTGGGATAGAGAGAGTGAGTTCAAACCATTACATGATATAAACCCACTACGCGTTAATTATATTGATGAGCGCGCAAACTTACCCGGCAAAAAAGTGCTAGACGTTGGTTGTGGAGGCGGAATCTTATCGGAAGGACTGTCTCAGCGCGGCGCTCATGTTGACGGAATCGATATGGGTGAAGCCCCTTTAGCCGTCGCTCGTTTACACGGTCTTGAGTCTGGCGTCAGCGTTAACTACCGTCAAATCACAGTAGAAGAGCTCGCAAGCCAAGAAGCCGGCACTTACGATGTTGTCAGCTGTCTTGAAATGCTTGAGCATGTACCTGACCCTGGTTCGGTCATTAAAGCCTGTTTTACGCTACTAAAGCCTGGTGGCAAGCTATTTCTGTCTACCCTAAACAGAAATCCTAAATCATTTTTATTTGCCATTGTGGGTGCCGAGCACATTCTTAAAATGCTCCCTAAAGGAACCCATGAATTTAAAAAATTCATTCGCCCTTCAGAACTCGCAAGCTATGTAAGAACTGCAGGCTTTGAGCTAAATGACATCACTGGAATGACTTATAACCCGCTTACAAAACGCTATAAATTAGGCCAAGATGTGGATGTAAACTACCTAATGTATGCCGTTAAGCCTAGCTAA